A section of the Marinoscillum sp. 108 genome encodes:
- a CDS encoding beta-galactosidase — MNYKSAKQKASILMLLVCLLLCYQNTMAQVQMPETIVYGTVYNIFHDEYATDKDFFKAVDQDMTNIKKANFNLVMPFPFGQWDAKTKTQSWKRTDYLVDQLEENQLNLMPIMLKSTHRAYLPTWKWVEMDDAIREFPEVGRSSEEVKYMHPEVMHSIEDYFESIANRYGNRKSLVGYNLWNEAHYNSIDEITIPKFRQWLQSKYGDLQTLNRVWAEDYGDWNQITPLMSRNWESSMAAIDWDLFRYANNGDIAKWARSTIRKYDKKHFVTINTVGTVENNTDYSQWTVDGRQISPYTDIWGISFYPDKYMNRTQEPMPYWKYSCMYDVTRADAGDKPYFLVEAQTNQQNGMGLFQFMSYDDIHLMSWIALADNCKGIVFWKWDPFYRGQQAFGRGLTLANGELAPRGEAAKDVGAVLKEHGKMLYEASLNQSEAGILYDIVALQKSQEAVGRPGSAGKMNYFMQESFEGTYKALFDANIQVDIIRTDMPLSWETLKKYKVLYAPYQLVIRKEVSELLKRFVKEGGVLVADAHSFVMDEFDFGFPINPGYGLDTLFGGRRLDIYSASTAFSISGSIAGDQHEYEGLYYQELLEPIANGEVVASFDDVQAPALIKNRSNKGSAYLSATSLGGSYYNGHDGAGKVLVSIAREAGVKSVATVNGQNKTHLMIREHTHKEGRLLYVMNLSNETFEGDLEISNSGNRAKSIKELISGEEVVFKSKGDGISINTSISPRRTTLFLIK, encoded by the coding sequence ATGAACTATAAATCAGCGAAGCAAAAAGCGAGTATTCTGATGCTATTGGTATGCCTCTTGCTCTGCTACCAGAACACTATGGCACAGGTGCAAATGCCTGAAACTATTGTCTATGGTACGGTTTACAACATCTTTCATGATGAATACGCTACCGATAAAGATTTCTTCAAGGCTGTAGATCAGGATATGACCAATATTAAGAAGGCCAACTTTAATCTGGTGATGCCTTTTCCTTTCGGACAGTGGGATGCAAAGACGAAGACTCAATCATGGAAAAGGACAGATTACCTTGTAGATCAGCTTGAGGAGAACCAGTTGAACTTGATGCCTATCATGCTCAAGTCTACACATAGAGCGTATTTACCAACCTGGAAATGGGTGGAAATGGATGATGCCATCAGGGAGTTCCCAGAAGTTGGCAGGTCTAGTGAGGAGGTCAAGTACATGCATCCCGAAGTGATGCACTCCATTGAGGATTACTTTGAAAGTATAGCTAACCGGTATGGAAACCGAAAGTCTCTGGTAGGTTACAACCTGTGGAATGAAGCTCATTATAACTCTATTGACGAGATCACCATTCCCAAGTTTCGTCAGTGGCTCCAATCAAAGTATGGAGACCTTCAAACTTTGAATCGGGTTTGGGCAGAAGATTATGGCGATTGGAATCAGATAACACCACTTATGAGCCGAAACTGGGAGTCGTCGATGGCGGCCATTGATTGGGACTTATTTAGATATGCCAATAATGGAGACATTGCTAAATGGGCTCGAAGTACCATTCGAAAATACGACAAGAAGCACTTTGTGACGATCAACACTGTAGGTACAGTTGAGAACAATACGGATTATAGCCAGTGGACCGTAGATGGCCGTCAGATATCCCCATACACGGATATTTGGGGGATTTCCTTCTATCCTGACAAGTATATGAATCGTACGCAGGAGCCGATGCCTTACTGGAAATATAGCTGTATGTATGATGTGACCAGAGCCGATGCTGGTGATAAACCATACTTCCTGGTGGAGGCTCAGACCAACCAGCAAAATGGAATGGGACTGTTCCAGTTTATGAGCTATGATGACATTCATCTGATGTCCTGGATTGCCCTGGCTGATAATTGCAAAGGGATTGTATTTTGGAAATGGGACCCTTTTTACAGAGGTCAGCAAGCTTTTGGTCGTGGCCTGACACTTGCTAACGGGGAGTTGGCACCACGTGGGGAAGCCGCGAAGGATGTGGGAGCCGTACTGAAAGAGCATGGAAAAATGCTGTATGAAGCAAGTTTAAATCAATCCGAAGCAGGTATTCTATATGATATAGTAGCACTACAGAAGTCTCAGGAAGCCGTGGGGAGACCTGGTAGTGCTGGCAAGATGAACTACTTTATGCAAGAAAGTTTTGAAGGCACATACAAAGCCTTGTTTGATGCCAACATTCAGGTTGATATCATTAGGACTGATATGCCTTTGAGTTGGGAAACACTAAAGAAATATAAGGTACTATATGCACCCTATCAGTTGGTGATCCGGAAAGAAGTATCAGAGTTGCTCAAGCGTTTTGTCAAAGAAGGCGGAGTGCTGGTAGCAGATGCACACTCCTTTGTAATGGATGAGTTCGATTTCGGTTTCCCCATCAATCCTGGTTATGGCTTGGATACTTTGTTTGGAGGCAGACGACTGGATATTTATTCAGCCAGTACAGCTTTTTCAATAAGCGGTTCCATTGCCGGTGATCAGCATGAGTATGAAGGATTGTATTATCAGGAGCTTCTCGAGCCGATTGCTAACGGGGAAGTGGTTGCCAGCTTTGATGATGTCCAGGCCCCGGCTTTGATTAAGAATAGATCAAATAAAGGAAGTGCTTATCTCAGTGCAACTTCTCTTGGAGGTAGCTACTACAATGGTCACGATGGAGCGGGCAAGGTACTCGTTTCTATTGCCCGTGAAGCTGGCGTAAAATCTGTGGCAACTGTAAACGGTCAAAATAAGACCCATCTCATGATTCGCGAACACACTCATAAAGAGGGTCGCCTCCTGTACGTAATGAATCTGTCAAATGAGACTTTTGAAGGTGATCTGGAAATATCGAATTCCGGGAACAGAGCTAAAAGCATCAAGGAGCTGATAAGTGGAGAAGAGGTGGTATTTAAATCAAAGGGAGACGGTATCTCCATCAATACGAGTATTTCTCCAAGAAGAACCACGCTATTCCTAATCAAATAA
- a CDS encoding carbohydrate-binding protein, with amino-acid sequence MKNSAIYLLLMCISLTGYSQTQFETLNYLYSISGNYTVSGMHNDRKTGDDPDYHTNHINSLTGDYPGLWGGDFSYDSRMNSSSRWAMVYEAVEQWNAGALVNLMWHPCPPDQSEPCNWEGGVKSSLTSSQWNDLITNGTYLNNVWKQRMDDIAVYLQYLEDEGVEVLWRPLHEMNQGNFWWGGRPGPNGTRKLFEQMYDYMTYTKGLTNLIWTWDMQDLGQGWNDYKPASNTWQVLAMDIYGSGHSTSWYNYVKSVADGKPIAIGECWDLPTSSQLATQDEYVFFMGWDQNVWQQYNTNSEIQNVIWASNVLVRDEMPGWTGSGGSTDNQSPTAPTNLSSTATTTTTVSLTWSASSDNVGVTGYDIYNNGSWIASSSSASVNVTGLSPGTAYSFTAKAFDAAGNYSAASNVVNVSTQSGGGSLTNLSLNKSVTTSSGAGGYAVDGNTAETSRWSAEGFPQWLEVDLGDVYSISQTQVVAYQDRAYQFVIESKTSAGGSYTTIVNRSSNTTPGTVSSPITDSFGPVNARYVRITVSGASGYSGSWAALVEFSVFGGTSSGDNQSPTVPSNLTSTASTTTTVSLSWGGSSDNVGVTGYDIYNNGSWVASSSGTSVNVTGLSPGTAYSFTAKAFDAAGNYSAASNVVNVSTQSGGGSLTNLSLNKSVTTSSGAGGYAVDGNTAETSRWSAEGFPQWLEVDLGDVYSISQTQVVAYQDRAYQFVIESKTSAGGSYTTIVNRSSNTTPGTVSSPITDSFGPVNARYVRISVSGASGYSGSWAALVEFRVFGSNSGGNQPIVIEAEDYDSMSGVNTYSTSDTGGGSHLGAISSGDWMLYEDVNIPSSGNYTVSYRISSEGGGGTIQLDQGSGGTVHGSVNLPSTGSWSTWATVDQSVTLTAGVQDIRILAVSSGWNINWFSITPAGGSRVDGAEIEISEEITKYPYPNPFKESIVFPLNELGGSNLEIRIFDLSGSLIRVFSKSDFTNGKVFWDGKSMTGELVPLGVYHYQIDNKNHRINGKIIKTE; translated from the coding sequence ATGAAGAACTCAGCGATTTACCTGTTATTGATGTGTATCAGCCTCACAGGCTACTCACAAACGCAATTTGAGACCTTGAACTACTTATATAGTATTTCAGGTAACTATACCGTATCCGGCATGCACAATGACCGAAAGACGGGAGATGATCCGGATTATCACACCAACCATATCAATAGTTTGACCGGTGATTATCCGGGTCTATGGGGAGGCGACTTTTCTTATGATAGTCGTATGAACTCTAGCTCACGCTGGGCCATGGTTTATGAGGCAGTGGAGCAATGGAATGCTGGAGCTTTGGTCAATCTCATGTGGCATCCATGCCCACCGGATCAGAGTGAGCCATGCAACTGGGAGGGAGGCGTCAAAAGCTCTCTAACCTCATCTCAATGGAATGACCTTATTACCAACGGTACCTATCTCAATAATGTGTGGAAACAGAGAATGGATGACATTGCAGTGTACCTGCAGTATTTGGAGGATGAAGGAGTGGAGGTGCTTTGGAGACCTCTTCATGAAATGAATCAGGGTAATTTTTGGTGGGGCGGAAGACCCGGACCAAATGGAACCCGGAAACTTTTCGAGCAGATGTATGACTACATGACCTATACCAAAGGTCTTACCAATCTGATCTGGACCTGGGATATGCAAGACTTGGGACAAGGATGGAATGACTACAAGCCTGCGTCAAATACCTGGCAAGTACTGGCGATGGACATCTATGGAAGCGGTCACAGTACCAGTTGGTATAACTATGTAAAATCCGTGGCAGACGGTAAGCCGATTGCCATAGGTGAATGTTGGGACTTACCGACTTCCTCTCAGTTAGCTACACAGGACGAGTATGTATTTTTCATGGGTTGGGATCAAAATGTGTGGCAGCAATACAATACCAACTCTGAGATTCAAAACGTAATTTGGGCATCCAATGTGCTGGTTCGGGATGAAATGCCAGGATGGACTGGAAGTGGCGGATCAACTGATAACCAATCCCCCACAGCGCCTACTAACCTTTCCAGTACCGCTACCACTACCACAACAGTATCATTGACATGGAGTGCTTCATCAGATAATGTTGGAGTAACCGGCTATGATATTTACAATAACGGAAGTTGGATTGCTTCATCTTCTAGTGCAAGTGTCAATGTGACGGGACTTTCGCCCGGGACTGCTTATTCTTTTACAGCCAAGGCATTTGATGCAGCTGGAAATTACTCGGCAGCCAGCAATGTGGTGAATGTCAGTACTCAATCCGGAGGAGGATCACTGACCAATCTTTCGTTGAACAAATCTGTGACTACCTCGTCGGGAGCAGGCGGATACGCAGTGGATGGCAATACGGCAGAGACTTCCCGATGGTCGGCAGAGGGTTTTCCACAGTGGCTGGAGGTAGATCTTGGCGATGTTTACAGTATCAGCCAAACACAAGTGGTTGCTTATCAGGACCGGGCTTACCAGTTTGTTATCGAGTCAAAGACAAGTGCCGGAGGGTCATATACTACGATTGTGAACAGGAGCAGTAATACTACACCTGGTACAGTGTCTTCTCCGATAACCGATAGCTTTGGACCGGTAAATGCCCGGTATGTTCGTATTACAGTGAGCGGAGCTTCAGGCTACTCTGGTAGTTGGGCTGCATTGGTAGAGTTTAGTGTTTTTGGAGGAACGTCCTCTGGAGACAATCAATCCCCCACAGTACCATCCAACCTCACGAGTACGGCCTCTACCACAACAACCGTATCATTATCCTGGGGAGGCTCATCTGATAACGTAGGAGTAACCGGCTATGATATTTACAATAACGGCAGTTGGGTTGCTTCATCTTCTGGTACAAGTGTCAATGTGACGGGACTTTCACCCGGGACTGCTTATTCTTTTACAGCCAAGGCATTTGATGCAGCTGGAAATTACTCGGCAGCCAGCAATGTGGTGAATGTCAGTACTCAATCCGGAGGAGGATCACTGACCAATCTTTCGTTGAACAAATCTGTGACTACCTCGTCGGGAGCAGGCGGATACGCAGTGGATGGCAATACGGCAGAGACTTCCCGATGGTCGGCAGAGGGTTTTCCACAGTGGCTGGAGGTAGATCTTGGCGATGTTTACAGTATCAGCCAAACACAAGTGGTTGCTTATCAGGACCGGGCTTACCAGTTTGTTATCGAGTCAAAGACAAGTGCCGGAGGGTCATATACTACGATTGTGAACAGGAGCAGTAATACTACTCCTGGTACAGTGTCTTCTCCGATAACCGATAGCTTTGGACCGGTAAATGCCCGGTATGTTCGCATCTCAGTGAGCGGAGCCTCTGGCTACTCTGGCAGTTGGGCTGCTTTGGTCGAGTTTCGGGTATTTGGGAGCAATTCTGGCGGCAATCAACCCATAGTCATTGAAGCTGAAGATTATGATAGCATGAGTGGAGTGAACACTTATAGCACCTCAGATACAGGTGGAGGTAGTCATTTAGGAGCAATTTCATCAGGAGATTGGATGCTCTATGAAGATGTGAATATTCCTTCTTCTGGAAATTACACCGTCTCCTACCGAATTTCAAGTGAAGGTGGTGGAGGCACTATTCAGCTGGATCAGGGTAGCGGAGGAACCGTGCATGGAAGTGTAAATTTACCTTCTACTGGTAGCTGGTCTACCTGGGCTACTGTGGATCAGAGCGTAACGTTGACCGCTGGTGTTCAGGATATCAGAATCCTCGCTGTGAGCAGTGGCTGGAATATCAACTGGTTCAGTATCACTCCGGCCGGTGGATCAAGGGTCGATGGAGCTGAAATTGAAATATCTGAAGAGATAACTAAATACCCATATCCTAACCCATTTAAAGAAAGTATCGTATTTCCGCTAAATGAATTAGGTGGGTCCAATCTGGAAATTAGAATTTTTGATCTATCAGGTAGTCTGATTCGAGTGTTCAGCAAATCTGATTTTACTAACGGTAAGGTATTTTGGGATGGAAAGTCCATGACCGGTGAGTTGGTGCCGTTGGGTGTTTATCATTACCAAATTGATAACAAGAATCATCGAATTAATGGAAAAATTATCAAAACGGAGTAG
- a CDS encoding glycoside hydrolase family 26 protein — MLRALFVSIILLSSFILSCEDVEEPHIEEKKDELEKVTLTLVDNQATEETRALYANLWAIQEEGFMFGHHDGLIYGRDWVSEPGRSDVKEVCGDYPAVFSVDFAQIMDDRKDNGQPLNAATTVERRQAILDARRRGEVITACLHINNPLTGGDSWDNSDQTVVRQILETGSEVNVKYKGWLDNLADFVNNLKDDDGKLIPIIFRPYHEHTQTWSWWGRACTTEDEFISFWKFTIDYLKDEKGVHSFIYAISPQLDAAATTSSLLFRWPGDDYVDFIGMDSYNGTNTNALATNAENLAKLSQEKMKPCGITETGIEGVRNGGQEYSEYWTNEILKPLAGEGVGMVVMWRNKYDPLRTGHHFYGPWIDHSSAANFQTFYESSYTLFSVDLPDMYEMVEDITVE; from the coding sequence ATGTTGAGAGCATTATTTGTCAGTATCATCTTGCTTAGCTCTTTTATTTTGAGTTGCGAGGATGTGGAAGAGCCGCACATTGAAGAGAAAAAAGACGAATTGGAAAAAGTGACCCTAACACTTGTAGATAACCAGGCCACCGAGGAGACCAGGGCCTTGTATGCCAACCTTTGGGCCATTCAGGAAGAAGGTTTTATGTTCGGACATCACGATGGTTTGATCTACGGCAGAGATTGGGTGTCGGAACCAGGCAGGTCAGATGTGAAAGAAGTTTGTGGAGATTATCCAGCAGTATTTAGCGTGGATTTTGCACAGATCATGGACGACAGAAAGGACAATGGTCAGCCACTCAATGCCGCTACCACCGTAGAGCGCAGACAGGCTATCCTGGATGCAAGACGAAGGGGTGAGGTCATCACAGCTTGCTTACACATTAACAACCCTCTCACAGGAGGTGACTCCTGGGACAATTCAGATCAGACAGTAGTCAGGCAGATTCTCGAAACTGGTAGTGAGGTCAATGTCAAGTACAAGGGCTGGCTGGATAACCTGGCCGATTTTGTCAATAATCTTAAGGATGATGATGGAAAGTTGATCCCGATTATTTTCCGACCATACCATGAGCATACGCAGACATGGTCCTGGTGGGGTAGGGCATGCACTACCGAAGATGAATTTATTAGTTTCTGGAAATTCACCATTGATTATTTGAAAGATGAGAAAGGAGTGCACAGCTTTATCTATGCGATATCACCACAGCTCGATGCTGCAGCCACTACAAGTAGCTTACTTTTCAGATGGCCTGGGGATGACTATGTGGATTTCATTGGGATGGATAGCTACAATGGCACAAATACCAACGCACTGGCAACAAACGCCGAAAATCTTGCCAAACTTTCACAGGAAAAGATGAAACCTTGTGGAATCACGGAGACTGGTATAGAAGGAGTGAGGAATGGCGGACAAGAGTACTCGGAGTATTGGACCAATGAGATACTGAAACCGTTGGCAGGTGAAGGAGTGGGAATGGTGGTGATGTGGAGAAATAAATATGACCCATTACGCACTGGTCACCACTTTTATGGACCATGGATCGATCACAGTTCTGCTGCAAATTTTCAGACTTTCTATGAGAGTTCTTACACGTTGTTCAGTGTGGACTTACCTGATATGTATGAAATGGTAGAAGACATAACCGTCGAGTGA
- a CDS encoding sugar phosphate isomerase/epimerase, with amino-acid sequence MTNTYRRQFVKNISLISGIALGLPSQAMSLFNGERSLKVNIFSKHLQFLNYGRMAEVAKMIGFDGVDLTVRPNGHVEPANVQKDLPEAITAIRNEGLSFETITTAVEDALDPVDRSVLETAAVLGVKTYRMNWFRYDQQVSMMDQLQSLQKQVADLGVLNERLGLIACYQNHAGNLVGASLWEVYELLKLSDPKFFGVQYDIRHATVEGGVSWPNGLRLVQSQVKSIVLKDFKWEKIGGKWILVNTPIGEGMVDFPAFFRLIRKYEIEVPVSLHLEYPLGGAEHGHRQLSCDQGIVFEAMKNDLNRVKQYWEESK; translated from the coding sequence ATGACAAATACCTACAGAAGACAATTTGTAAAGAACATAAGCTTGATTAGTGGCATTGCTTTGGGACTTCCTTCCCAGGCAATGTCACTTTTTAATGGTGAAAGGAGTTTGAAGGTGAACATCTTCTCTAAACACCTTCAGTTTCTGAATTATGGACGGATGGCAGAGGTGGCGAAAATGATTGGGTTTGACGGAGTGGATTTGACAGTGAGGCCTAATGGCCATGTAGAGCCAGCCAATGTGCAAAAGGATCTTCCTGAAGCGATTACAGCAATTCGAAATGAAGGACTCAGTTTTGAGACCATTACCACCGCTGTAGAAGATGCCTTAGACCCGGTTGATAGAAGCGTACTAGAGACGGCTGCTGTTCTCGGGGTTAAGACTTACCGAATGAACTGGTTTCGCTATGATCAGCAAGTGAGTATGATGGACCAGTTACAATCACTCCAGAAGCAGGTAGCAGACTTGGGTGTACTAAACGAGCGACTAGGTCTGATCGCTTGCTATCAAAATCATGCTGGCAATCTGGTGGGCGCATCACTTTGGGAAGTTTATGAATTGCTGAAGTTATCAGACCCAAAATTCTTTGGGGTACAGTATGACATCAGGCATGCAACAGTGGAGGGTGGTGTCTCCTGGCCAAATGGTTTGAGGCTTGTGCAAAGTCAAGTGAAATCCATAGTGCTCAAAGACTTTAAATGGGAAAAGATAGGAGGGAAATGGATCCTTGTCAATACACCCATCGGTGAGGGAATGGTTGATTTTCCAGCCTTCTTCCGTTTGATCAGAAAGTATGAGATTGAAGTACCGGTCTCTCTTCATCTGGAGTATCCATTGGGCGGGGCTGAGCATGGTCACAGACAGCTAAGCTGTGATCAGGGCATCGTCTTTGAAGCAATGAAAAACGACCTGAATCGAGTGAAACAATATTGGGAGGAATCAAAATGA
- a CDS encoding cupin domain-containing protein, whose amino-acid sequence MDYIFKTENNTRYNFPTHINDIVMDRSEARFSEVFMVVLETEKAPPIHKHDDTEQVFYVLNGTGTLRIGQNVEEEYEVSPGDVVRIPVSTWHSIVADRGEEVKYLAIDCFGGIRNEDEPTWESHVKVICKEQGWDFNQVKKG is encoded by the coding sequence ATGGACTATATTTTTAAAACAGAAAATAACACACGATATAATTTTCCCACCCATATCAATGACATTGTCATGGATCGATCAGAGGCCCGGTTTTCTGAAGTTTTCATGGTTGTATTGGAAACTGAGAAAGCTCCACCAATTCACAAGCATGATGATACCGAGCAGGTATTTTATGTGCTGAATGGTACGGGTACACTTCGGATTGGTCAGAATGTTGAAGAAGAATATGAAGTATCACCGGGAGATGTGGTGAGAATTCCGGTATCAACCTGGCACTCTATAGTCGCTGATCGAGGCGAAGAGGTGAAGTATCTGGCTATAGACTGCTTTGGAGGCATCCGCAATGAGGATGAACCCACCTGGGAATCACACGTCAAAGTGATTTGTAAAGAGCAAGGTTGGGACTTTAATCAGGTGAAAAAAGGATGA
- a CDS encoding DUF5060 domain-containing protein, with translation MKKINTTINLLLVFAFWLTGCASLEVKQISEQPKQYDKTEFEIYVKESFENPYDAREIAVNMVLENPAGDSILLPCYYEKGESGSAVWKARFAPRSAGTYTYQFLVEKAGKIVNKSEKNTISAAASSDDGFLHINDFWTLKFDSGKPFRGIGENVGWESRSYEDPKYDYDYLLPTLANNGANFFRSWMAPNNFPLEWHKVVQTKRYSDSDEYFHPGGAQRLDEVLELCDSLGLYIMIAFDSHNTLMPGRQWEIHNYNSANGGPADTPDEFFSLPESRERYKNRLRYLVARWGYSTSVGAWEFFNEIDNAAFTKKDSIVIPHEVITDWHQEMAAYLKSIDPYDHIVTTSVSHREIEGMYALDELDLNQMHVYKRTKQIPEEILMYVSEYNKPFSWGEFGYEWDWNLDFSEFEEESDYDYKRGLWYGLFNPTPILPMTWWWEFFDERNMTPYFNSVRQISDMMLDAGKGSFERIDVESEGLQSFGVKCGETYFVCVLNNDYEQMNSAFRLQLDSGNYKVQVYDPDTREFESSNVLKAANEPVSLPDLTLKGMDEMLFVLTPTTE, from the coding sequence ATGAAAAAGATTAATACTACAATAAATCTCCTACTCGTATTCGCCTTTTGGCTGACCGGATGCGCAAGCCTGGAGGTGAAGCAGATTTCTGAGCAGCCTAAACAATATGATAAGACTGAGTTTGAAATTTATGTAAAGGAAAGTTTTGAGAATCCTTACGATGCCCGGGAGATAGCGGTTAATATGGTATTAGAAAATCCGGCTGGAGATTCCATCTTACTGCCATGCTATTACGAGAAAGGTGAATCTGGAAGCGCCGTTTGGAAAGCTCGATTTGCACCTAGATCGGCAGGCACCTATACCTATCAGTTTTTAGTAGAAAAAGCCGGAAAAATTGTCAATAAGAGTGAGAAGAATACGATTAGTGCGGCGGCATCCTCAGATGATGGTTTTCTTCATATCAATGATTTTTGGACCCTCAAGTTTGACTCAGGTAAACCATTCAGAGGGATAGGTGAGAATGTAGGATGGGAGTCACGTTCATACGAAGATCCTAAATATGATTATGATTACTTGCTGCCCACTCTGGCAAATAATGGAGCAAATTTCTTCCGCTCGTGGATGGCTCCAAACAACTTTCCGCTGGAGTGGCATAAAGTAGTTCAAACCAAAAGGTATTCAGATTCAGATGAATATTTTCATCCTGGAGGTGCACAACGACTCGACGAAGTGTTGGAGCTGTGTGACTCTCTGGGCTTGTACATAATGATAGCTTTTGACTCTCACAATACTTTGATGCCAGGAAGACAGTGGGAGATCCATAACTACAACTCAGCGAATGGTGGTCCGGCCGATACGCCAGATGAGTTCTTTTCGCTACCTGAGTCTCGTGAGCGATATAAGAACAGGCTCAGATACCTTGTAGCTCGCTGGGGATACTCTACCAGTGTGGGAGCATGGGAGTTTTTCAATGAAATAGATAATGCTGCTTTTACCAAGAAGGATAGCATAGTCATCCCACATGAAGTTATTACAGATTGGCATCAGGAGATGGCGGCTTACCTGAAGAGCATCGACCCATATGATCACATAGTCACTACCAGTGTTTCTCACAGGGAAATAGAAGGAATGTATGCCCTGGACGAACTGGACTTAAATCAAATGCATGTCTATAAGCGCACCAAGCAGATTCCTGAAGAAATACTCATGTATGTATCCGAATACAATAAGCCTTTCAGTTGGGGTGAGTTTGGATATGAGTGGGACTGGAATCTTGATTTCTCGGAATTTGAAGAAGAGTCTGACTATGACTATAAGCGTGGACTTTGGTATGGACTCTTTAACCCAACGCCTATTTTGCCAATGACTTGGTGGTGGGAGTTTTTTGATGAGCGTAATATGACACCATATTTCAATAGCGTCAGGCAGATTAGTGACATGATGCTTGATGCTGGCAAAGGAAGTTTTGAGCGTATAGATGTGGAGTCAGAAGGTTTGCAATCCTTTGGTGTAAAGTGTGGCGAGACCTATTTCGTATGTGTCCTGAACAATGACTATGAACAAATGAACTCCGCCTTTCGGCTGCAGCTAGATTCAGGTAACTACAAAGTTCAGGTCTATGATCCGGATACTCGTGAGTTTGAGTCATCCAATGTTTTAAAAGCAGCAAATGAACCAGTGTCTCTTCCTGATTTGACCTTGAAAGGTATGGACGAAATGCTTTTTGTTCTTACCCCCACTACAGAATGA
- a CDS encoding Nramp family divalent metal transporter, translating to MKSILPGLFLVGLNIGTGSVTAMSNAGADYGLDLLWTIAISCYITYFLIKVFGRFTIVTGETALHSFKEYIHPVFAGFFVVALTINVCGSIMGVIGVISDVCYHWSLSYTPGGVPAIYFAVFFIGVVYLIFLVGKSSMMERIMGILVALMSLAFLANLLILSPSAGQVLSGLIPQIPGTVSPGGQTPYLVVASMVGTTVFSGLFIIRTVLVRDSGWTLKDLKVQNRDAAISSLIMFIISFSIMAAAATGLHQSGLRLENTSQMLSLLEPLAGSFAVVFFVIGIVAAGVSSQLPNVLLPLMMISDYKNQDKLNLKKTSARLVVLILSIFGLVVPLFNARPIILMVLSQAFGALLLPFTVAAMLFLGNKKRLMGEYSFGLISNVQMVLILFFALFISVNSLMEMFAK from the coding sequence ATGAAATCCATCCTGCCGGGATTGTTTCTGGTAGGACTCAATATTGGTACCGGAAGTGTTACTGCTATGTCCAACGCCGGAGCTGACTATGGTTTGGATCTTTTGTGGACGATAGCCATTTCCTGTTACATCACATATTTTCTGATCAAGGTGTTTGGCAGGTTTACCATTGTCACTGGAGAAACAGCGCTCCACTCTTTCAAGGAATACATCCATCCAGTATTTGCCGGATTTTTTGTGGTGGCTCTGACCATCAATGTTTGTGGGAGTATCATGGGAGTGATAGGAGTGATCTCTGATGTGTGCTATCATTGGTCATTATCCTACACGCCAGGCGGGGTCCCTGCTATCTACTTTGCAGTGTTTTTCATTGGCGTGGTTTACCTCATTTTTTTAGTGGGAAAATCTTCGATGATGGAGCGTATTATGGGGATTTTGGTTGCCCTGATGTCCTTGGCTTTTCTGGCCAATTTATTGATTTTGTCACCTTCAGCAGGGCAAGTTCTTTCTGGGTTGATTCCGCAAATTCCAGGAACCGTTTCTCCTGGAGGTCAGACTCCATACCTGGTGGTGGCTTCCATGGTTGGTACTACGGTTTTTTCAGGTTTGTTTATTATCAGGACGGTTCTGGTTAGAGACTCTGGCTGGACTCTAAAGGATCTAAAGGTTCAAAACCGAGATGCCGCCATCTCCTCATTGATCATGTTCATTATCAGTTTTTCCATTATGGCAGCTGCGGCTACAGGTTTGCACCAGTCCGGCTTGAGACTTGAGAACACTTCGCAGATGCTTTCACTCTTAGAACCACTCGCCGGATCATTCGCTGTTGTGTTTTTCGTGATTGGGATTGTGGCCGCTGGTGTATCGTCTCAGCTTCCCAATGTGCTTCTGCCGCTGATGATGATCAGTGACTATAAAAATCAGGACAAGCTTAATCTGAAGAAAACGTCAGCCAGATTGGTGGTATTGATACTCTCCATATTCGGATTGGTGGTTCCTCTCTTTAATGCGCGACCAATCATACTGATGGTGCTGTCTCAGGCTTTTGGAGCATTATTGCTCCCTTTTACTGTAGCAGCTATGCTTTTTCTTGGTAATAAAAAGCGATTAATGGGCGAGTATTCTTTTGGTCTGATCTCTAATGTTCAGATGGTGCTGATCTTATTTTTTGCCTTGTTCATATCAGTTAATTCACTCATGGAAATGTTCGCAAAATGA